The proteins below come from a single Halothiobacillus neapolitanus c2 genomic window:
- a CDS encoding RNA polymerase sigma factor, protein MTFNHRLEQLRPRLYRLAFSWCKESYLAEDLVQEAMIRALQKQAQLRDEELLDRWVIRILANQWMDHVRSHVRDENIDDMEQTISTDEHQSPDSVHGRDEMIERVRSAVMRLPEMQRIVVTLVDLEEFSYKEVATTLDLPIGTIMSRLSRGRQSLRNLLIETKNAATEERRKSECHLRRVV, encoded by the coding sequence TTGACCTTCAATCATCGCCTTGAGCAACTACGCCCTCGGCTGTACCGCTTGGCCTTTTCGTGGTGCAAGGAGTCTTATCTGGCAGAAGACCTGGTTCAGGAAGCCATGATTCGTGCACTGCAAAAACAGGCGCAGCTCAGGGATGAAGAACTTCTGGATCGCTGGGTTATCCGCATATTGGCCAATCAGTGGATGGATCATGTCCGCAGTCATGTTCGCGACGAGAACATTGACGACATGGAGCAAACGATCTCAACCGACGAGCATCAATCGCCAGACAGCGTGCATGGCCGGGATGAAATGATCGAACGCGTCCGTAGCGCCGTGATGCGCTTGCCGGAAATGCAGCGGATTGTGGTCACGCTGGTCGATCTGGAAGAATTCTCCTATAAGGAAGTCGCCACCACACTCGACCTGCCGATCGGCACGATCATGAGCCGTCTATCGCGTGGCCGCCAGTCTTTACGAAATCTCCTGATCGAAACGAAAAATGCCGCAACTGAGGAGCGCCGCAAAAGCGAGTGCCACCTGAGGAGAGTTGTATGA
- a CDS encoding DsrE family protein — MIRLRQKIVMTALLLGLIGTAPTVMANPAAEPVSQAVQDKPFAEARVALQISDAAGPKQQLVLNVASNLIKFYGADKVDVEIVAFGPGLRLLFKDNALGDQIQSLAAEGVRFSACANTIAAMSKKLGYEPELNPEARIVPAGIVRLVQLNKAGFFVSRP, encoded by the coding sequence ATGATTCGTCTTCGACAAAAAATCGTTATGACCGCGCTCTTGCTTGGGCTGATCGGCACCGCGCCAACAGTCATGGCAAATCCAGCCGCGGAACCCGTTTCGCAAGCTGTTCAGGATAAACCATTTGCCGAGGCGCGCGTGGCCTTGCAAATCAGCGATGCGGCTGGGCCTAAGCAACAGTTGGTGCTCAATGTGGCCAGTAATCTGATCAAGTTTTACGGCGCGGACAAGGTTGATGTGGAGATCGTCGCCTTCGGGCCGGGGCTGCGTTTGCTGTTCAAAGACAACGCCCTGGGCGATCAGATTCAATCGCTGGCGGCCGAAGGCGTGCGGTTTAGTGCCTGTGCCAACACGATTGCAGCCATGTCCAAAAAACTGGGGTATGAACCGGAATTGAATCCCGAAGCGCGCATTGTGCCTGCTGGCATCGTGCGTTTGGTGCAATTGAACAAGGCCGGATTTTTTGTTTCGCGTCCTTGA
- a CDS encoding porin gives MNNNIRILPSAVSKKILIAGLCSGLLIAAPNAFSANWIMLQGTEKPGIAPPVKLWGFIQPTYQKDFSSSYNGKYVPPKLIGPNLDSQSSFNIMRARIGVRGAPFFLDDKVNYFLLTEFGDNAMTDGGRYGSYRPTLTDASVTLNYIKGARIRLGLFKYPGAEEGLQGIGSLNYINYTDVTNQMLLERFPDAGDKNIPPQSTPNADMNAFSNPATGFRDVGVQVFDAFDVGKWEHTYAVMLGNGSGVRMSDGNASKDVYLYWSSAYLFDKKNKGPMSPSVKMFSWYQSGKRTNAYNTAQEQDRKRYGAGVTYLKKPYRVTAEYMWGKGMIYQGANNPQTLFNDYKANGGYVEGGWFIPNTKWELDLRYDRYQRNVDLPTQTRFSTWTAGVQYHFTPKTRVTLDYAMRRYSSDVVPQNNQLQDVGGRLALQVTAIF, from the coding sequence ATGAATAATAATATAAGAATATTGCCATCTGCCGTGTCGAAGAAAATCCTAATCGCTGGATTATGCAGTGGCCTGCTTATTGCCGCGCCTAATGCCTTTTCCGCCAACTGGATTATGTTGCAGGGTACGGAAAAACCTGGCATTGCACCGCCGGTCAAGTTGTGGGGGTTCATCCAGCCGACCTATCAGAAGGATTTCAGCAGCTCGTACAATGGAAAGTACGTGCCGCCGAAATTGATCGGCCCCAATCTGGACTCCCAGTCGTCATTCAACATCATGCGTGCGCGCATCGGGGTGCGCGGCGCGCCGTTTTTCCTGGACGATAAGGTCAATTACTTTCTACTGACCGAGTTCGGCGACAACGCGATGACCGATGGCGGCCGTTATGGCAGTTACCGGCCCACGTTGACCGACGCCAGCGTGACGCTCAACTACATCAAGGGGGCCCGCATCCGGTTGGGCCTGTTCAAGTATCCCGGTGCCGAAGAGGGGCTACAGGGTATTGGCAGTCTAAATTACATCAACTATACCGACGTCACCAATCAGATGTTGTTGGAACGCTTCCCGGATGCCGGCGACAAGAATATTCCGCCTCAGTCCACCCCGAATGCAGATATGAATGCTTTTTCCAATCCGGCGACGGGTTTCCGTGATGTCGGCGTACAAGTCTTCGATGCGTTCGACGTGGGCAAGTGGGAACACACCTACGCGGTGATGCTGGGCAATGGCAGCGGCGTGCGGATGTCTGACGGCAATGCCAGCAAGGATGTTTATCTGTACTGGTCGTCGGCGTATCTGTTCGATAAGAAAAACAAGGGGCCGATGAGTCCAAGCGTCAAGATGTTTTCCTGGTATCAGAGCGGCAAACGCACCAATGCCTACAACACGGCTCAGGAGCAGGATCGCAAACGCTATGGCGCGGGTGTGACCTACCTCAAGAAACCCTACCGCGTGACGGCAGAGTACATGTGGGGGAAGGGCATGATTTACCAGGGCGCAAACAACCCGCAAACCCTGTTCAACGATTACAAGGCCAACGGGGGCTATGTTGAGGGCGGCTGGTTCATCCCCAATACGAAGTGGGAGCTGGATCTGCGATACGACCGCTACCAGCGCAACGTCGATTTACCCACCCAAACCCGGTTCAGCACCTGGACAGCGGGGGTGCAATATCATTTCACACCCAAAACCCGTGTCACACTCGATTACGCCATGCGGCGTTACAGCTCGGATGTGGTGCCTCAGAACAATCAGCTTCAGGATGTTGGCGGCCGTTTGGCGCTACAGGTGACGGCTATCTTCTAA
- a CDS encoding sensor domain-containing diguanylate cyclase, which yields MTKKAQNTLDPILDRLASVLAKSTDTATLVRPLLELMEHLTGLDSVYLTRIDWSNQVQTIMFTRNCHELVIPEGLEVPLEHTLCRRAIEEQHFFEPDVPKHWADAHLAIDMGIQTYLSAPVRLADEEIFGTLCALGADSTEISPSTQRIVQLFANLIAHQIDRERLITHLQADNRAIGELAMTDALTGLPNRYSLRRALKRELANVRRMDQVLHLAFIDLDQFKEINDRHGHDAGDQFLQAIADALRNGLREGDFVARYGGDEFVAFGISKNTAIAADEAAFAARLSDLTVGRFALASTIIDYPGASIGVVTSTPEDHDIDELIERADQAMYRLKKNRRATRRLSDGGENNT from the coding sequence ATGACTAAAAAAGCTCAGAACACGCTCGATCCAATCCTTGACCGGCTTGCTTCTGTACTCGCCAAAAGCACAGACACGGCGACACTGGTGCGGCCACTTCTGGAACTGATGGAGCATCTAACCGGGCTCGATTCGGTGTACCTGACCCGCATCGACTGGTCCAACCAGGTTCAAACGATCATGTTCACCCGCAACTGCCACGAGTTGGTAATTCCAGAAGGGCTGGAAGTGCCGCTGGAACACACACTGTGCCGCCGGGCGATCGAGGAGCAGCACTTTTTCGAGCCGGACGTACCCAAGCACTGGGCCGATGCACACCTGGCGATTGATATGGGTATTCAGACCTACCTCTCGGCCCCCGTGCGTCTGGCGGATGAGGAAATCTTCGGTACGCTATGCGCGCTCGGCGCAGATTCCACCGAAATCAGCCCATCCACCCAGCGGATCGTCCAGTTGTTTGCCAACCTCATTGCGCATCAAATCGACCGCGAGCGCCTGATCACGCACTTGCAGGCCGACAACCGGGCCATTGGTGAACTGGCTATGACCGACGCCCTCACCGGCTTGCCGAACCGGTATTCGCTTCGGCGCGCGCTCAAGCGTGAGCTGGCCAATGTGCGGCGGATGGATCAGGTGCTGCACCTGGCATTTATCGATCTTGACCAATTCAAGGAAATTAATGACCGACACGGCCACGATGCCGGTGATCAGTTTCTCCAGGCCATCGCTGACGCTCTGCGCAACGGTCTGCGAGAGGGAGATTTCGTCGCCCGATACGGCGGGGATGAGTTTGTCGCATTCGGTATTTCAAAAAACACGGCAATTGCTGCGGATGAAGCGGCCTTTGCTGCGCGACTGAGTGACTTGACCGTCGGCCGATTCGCGTTGGCGTCGACGATCATCGATTACCCCGGCGCCAGCATCGGCGTCGTTACCTCGACCCCTGAAGATCACGATATCGACGAACTGATCGAGCGCGCGGACCAGGCCATGTATCGACTCAAAAAAAACCGTCGCGCAACACGGAGGTTGAGCGACGGTGGTGAAAACAACACCTAA
- a CDS encoding protein disulfide oxidoreductase has translation MTRSAPPDDKHDRTPHGVPDSSGNSPRNSPEKTPETPPEKPPETSPKKRRRWRRWLIEIAVFVGVLLAVRAYMAPAIPTDFADAPLPAITFPTLTNGTTGPGTITLGSNPRPTALVFWATWCGVCHVELPWLNELAKTHRIITVAMQSGSADAVRQYLNKNQLDHLPVINDPDGQIAKKFGVSVTPTLFFIAPDGRIAMAETGITSPWGIRLRLWWLGL, from the coding sequence ATGACCCGATCAGCGCCCCCTGACGACAAACACGATCGCACACCCCACGGTGTTCCGGATTCATCTGGAAACTCGCCCCGAAACTCGCCCGAAAAAACACCAGAAACACCGCCAGAAAAACCACCCGAAACATCACCAAAGAAACGACGACGCTGGCGCAGATGGCTGATTGAAATCGCGGTGTTTGTCGGCGTGTTGCTGGCGGTACGCGCGTACATGGCGCCTGCCATTCCAACCGATTTTGCGGATGCGCCCTTACCTGCCATTACCTTCCCAACACTGACCAATGGCACCACGGGGCCGGGCACAATAACCTTGGGCAGCAACCCTCGGCCCACGGCGCTGGTGTTTTGGGCCACCTGGTGCGGCGTTTGCCATGTCGAACTACCCTGGCTCAATGAACTGGCCAAAACGCACCGCATCATTACCGTCGCGATGCAATCGGGCAGCGCCGATGCCGTGCGCCAATATCTGAACAAGAATCAGCTCGATCACCTGCCCGTCATCAATGACCCCGACGGGCAGATAGCCAAAAAATTCGGTGTCTCAGTCACGCCGACCCTGTTTTTCATTGCGCCCGATGGCCGCATCGCGATGGCCGAAACCGGCATCACAAGCCCTTGGGGCATCCGTTTGCGCCTGTGGTGGCTCGGCCTATGA
- the coaBC gene encoding bifunctional phosphopantothenoylcysteine decarboxylase/phosphopantothenate--cysteine ligase CoaBC translates to MRILVGISGGIAAYKSIILIRRLRDAGAEVRVVLTENAAQFVTPLSLQAVSGQPVRTHLFDPEAEAGMDHIALARWADVIVIAPASADILARMASGMANDLLTTLVLATTAPVTVAPAMNQQMWAHPAVQANLNTLEKRGVRVIGPASGTQACGEVGAGRMVEPEEMATQILRARSCVDWRGKQVVITAGGTREPIDPVRFIANRSSGKMGFAMAAAAREAGAEVTLICGPNGLPAPAGVHRVDVETAVEMQSAVAAVERMDVFIGAAAVADYRVQTPAEHKLKKSAEFDSLTLTLVKNPDIISEVARRVPKPFVVGFAAETENLQTYAEQKRRAKGMDVICANAVGEGLAFDQPDNALSVIWSGGVHHFERAEKTQLSAHLIELIDKIMSRE, encoded by the coding sequence ATGCGGATTTTAGTCGGGATCAGCGGCGGCATAGCGGCCTATAAATCCATCATCTTGATCAGGCGCTTGCGTGATGCGGGCGCCGAAGTCCGCGTGGTGCTCACGGAAAACGCCGCGCAATTCGTGACGCCATTGAGCCTGCAAGCCGTCTCCGGCCAGCCGGTGCGGACGCATTTGTTCGATCCCGAAGCGGAAGCGGGCATGGATCACATTGCGTTGGCTCGCTGGGCCGATGTTATCGTTATCGCACCCGCATCGGCGGATATTTTGGCGCGGATGGCATCTGGCATGGCCAATGACCTACTCACCACGCTCGTGCTGGCGACGACCGCGCCGGTCACGGTCGCACCGGCCATGAATCAGCAGATGTGGGCGCATCCGGCGGTGCAGGCCAATTTGAATACGCTGGAAAAACGCGGTGTGCGCGTGATCGGCCCGGCATCCGGCACGCAGGCTTGCGGTGAAGTCGGTGCCGGGCGCATGGTCGAGCCGGAGGAAATGGCAACCCAGATTCTGCGTGCTCGATCATGCGTTGATTGGCGGGGTAAACAGGTGGTGATAACCGCTGGCGGCACCCGCGAGCCGATTGATCCGGTGCGGTTTATTGCCAATCGCTCTTCTGGGAAAATGGGTTTTGCAATGGCGGCGGCGGCGCGTGAGGCCGGGGCAGAGGTAACCCTGATCTGCGGGCCGAATGGTCTGCCTGCACCCGCTGGCGTTCATCGCGTTGATGTCGAAACCGCCGTTGAGATGCAATCGGCCGTGGCTGCGGTTGAGCGGATGGATGTGTTTATCGGCGCGGCTGCCGTGGCCGATTACCGCGTGCAAACGCCTGCCGAGCACAAACTCAAAAAGTCCGCCGAATTCGATTCGCTGACACTCACGCTGGTGAAAAATCCGGATATTATTAGCGAAGTGGCCCGTCGAGTCCCGAAGCCCTTTGTGGTTGGTTTTGCGGCCGAAACCGAGAATCTACAGACCTATGCCGAACAAAAACGCCGCGCCAAGGGCATGGACGTGATTTGTGCCAATGCCGTGGGCGAAGGGTTGGCTTTTGATCAGCCCGATAATGCCTTGAGTGTGATCTGGTCGGGTGGCGTGCATCACTTTGAGCGCGCGGAAAAAACGCAATTATCGGCGCATCTAATTGAATTAATTGATAAAATAATGAGTAGGGAATAA
- the dut gene encoding dUTP diphosphatase, with product MPIEQGNKTARPTVEVKWLDARLGDTIPRPDYATSGSAGLDLRACLAEPMVLNPGQTELIPTGMAIHIEDPGLAAVILPRSGLGHKHGIVLGNLVGLIDSDYQGQLFVSVWNRSAQPFTIDIGERIAQLVVVPVVQVAFETVEEFTPSHRGSGGFGHTGRA from the coding sequence ATGCCCATCGAACAAGGCAATAAAACAGCCCGGCCCACGGTCGAAGTCAAATGGCTGGATGCCCGCTTAGGCGACACCATTCCGCGCCCGGATTACGCCACGAGCGGTTCTGCCGGGTTGGATCTGCGCGCCTGTTTGGCCGAGCCTATGGTGCTGAACCCGGGGCAAACCGAACTCATTCCCACCGGCATGGCTATTCATATCGAAGATCCGGGCTTGGCGGCCGTCATTCTGCCGCGCTCGGGGCTGGGGCATAAACACGGTATCGTGCTCGGCAATCTCGTCGGCTTGATCGATTCCGATTATCAGGGGCAATTATTCGTATCCGTTTGGAATCGCAGCGCCCAGCCGTTCACCATCGACATCGGCGAACGCATTGCCCAGCTCGTCGTGGTGCCGGTGGTTCAGGTCGCCTTCGAAACGGTAGAAGAATTCACGCCCAGCCACCGGGGCAGCGGCGGCTTCGGCCATACCGGCCGCGCCTGA
- the argB gene encoding acetylglutamate kinase — MTSYAPEVTAEVLMEALPYIQRLFDKTIVIKFGGNAMVDEALQDAFARDIVLLKQVGLNPVVVHGGGPQINQLLEKLGKQGEFVQGMRVTDRETMDVVQMVLGGLVNKDIVALINRHGGRAVGLTGRDAGLVRARKLKVSRQTAEMLEPEIIDIGHVGEVASIDPSILNLLESKDFIPVIAPIGVGEDGAAYNINADVVASKIAQVLGAEKLLLLTNTAGVLDKEGKLLTGLSARDVEALIENGTIYGGMLPKIDFALDAVRGGVKTVQIIDGRVPHAVLLELLTDKGVGTLIRS; from the coding sequence ATGACTAGTTACGCCCCAGAGGTGACCGCCGAAGTATTGATGGAAGCGCTGCCATATATCCAGCGGCTGTTCGATAAAACCATCGTGATCAAATTTGGCGGTAACGCCATGGTTGATGAAGCCTTGCAGGACGCATTCGCCCGCGACATCGTGCTGTTAAAGCAGGTGGGTCTCAATCCTGTTGTGGTGCATGGCGGCGGGCCGCAAATCAACCAGCTACTGGAAAAACTCGGTAAACAGGGCGAGTTCGTTCAGGGGATGCGCGTGACGGATCGGGAAACCATGGATGTGGTACAGATGGTGCTCGGTGGCCTGGTGAACAAAGACATCGTCGCGCTGATCAATCGTCATGGTGGCCGTGCCGTGGGTTTGACGGGGCGCGACGCCGGACTGGTGCGGGCAAGAAAACTCAAGGTGTCGCGTCAAACGGCGGAAATGCTGGAACCGGAAATCATCGATATCGGTCATGTCGGTGAAGTGGCGAGCATCGACCCCTCGATTCTCAATCTGCTGGAAAGCAAGGATTTTATTCCCGTCATCGCACCGATTGGCGTGGGTGAGGATGGCGCGGCCTACAACATCAATGCCGATGTGGTGGCGAGCAAGATCGCGCAGGTTCTGGGTGCGGAAAAACTGTTGCTGCTGACCAATACGGCTGGCGTTCTGGATAAGGAAGGCAAGCTCCTGACCGGGCTTTCGGCGCGCGATGTCGAAGCCCTGATCGAAAACGGCACGATATACGGCGGCATGTTGCCGAAGATCGATTTTGCTCTGGATGCCGTGCGCGGCGGCGTCAAAACGGTTCAGATCATCGATGGACGCGTCCCGCATGCCGTATTGCTGGAATTGTTGACCGATAAAGGGGTAGGCACGCTGATTCGCAGCTGA
- a CDS encoding DsrE family protein encodes MHHTKSIQILGLAGLLGLSVVLPVSGYAAPPEHAAHVDVAALTKAANYPEAESIAAIKAKTADVKARYVLQISDADAQKRGMDMKVASHLLKYYGKGKVDVEIVAFGPGLKLLLAENNPQAPMIAKLSAEGVRFSACGNAIHHATQMLGYAPKLVPAARVVPAGIVRVHDLAVAGYFADKP; translated from the coding sequence ATGCATCACACAAAATCAATTCAAATACTCGGCCTGGCCGGTCTGCTCGGCTTGTCCGTTGTGTTGCCTGTCAGTGGTTATGCCGCCCCACCGGAGCATGCCGCCCATGTCGATGTCGCGGCACTGACCAAAGCCGCAAACTATCCCGAGGCCGAGTCGATTGCCGCCATCAAGGCAAAAACTGCGGATGTCAAAGCACGCTACGTGTTGCAGATCAGTGACGCCGATGCGCAAAAACGCGGCATGGATATGAAAGTGGCATCCCACCTGCTCAAGTATTACGGCAAGGGCAAAGTAGACGTAGAAATTGTCGCGTTCGGTCCGGGTCTCAAGCTCTTGTTGGCGGAAAACAACCCACAAGCGCCGATGATTGCCAAGTTGAGTGCCGAAGGTGTCCGTTTCTCTGCCTGCGGAAATGCCATTCACCACGCGACGCAGATGCTGGGCTACGCGCCCAAATTAGTTCCGGCAGCGCGCGTCGTGCCTGCGGGCATCGTTCGAGTGCATGATCTGGCTGTAGCCGGGTATTTTGCCGACAAACCTTGA
- a CDS encoding DUF4124 domain-containing protein, protein MIVWQRNALMSSVKIHTGFSSPLPLLPRFRTLCFSHVFVVSITMMCTGFVSVAHADLYRWTTKDGMVHYGDNMPSSQALEGYDLINPATGEVIRHIDRARTPQELAAEAAAKTAEEKKRAEEVAQAQRDRMLLDLYSNTSDLERARKQRLDEIDALIKQNQNALDRANERSKHAQASSEQKAAFKDVIQLRKNLFDLQERRDETSKRFAEDLQRLEQLQAKGKPLDQAGK, encoded by the coding sequence ATGATTGTTTGGCAAAGGAATGCGCTCATGAGTTCTGTGAAAATCCACACCGGTTTTTCTTCACCGTTGCCACTACTTCCTCGCTTTCGAACTTTATGCTTTTCTCATGTCTTTGTGGTTTCGATCACGATGATGTGCACAGGCTTTGTGTCTGTCGCTCACGCAGATTTGTATCGTTGGACAACCAAGGACGGGATGGTGCATTACGGCGATAACATGCCGTCATCGCAAGCCCTGGAAGGTTATGATTTGATCAACCCGGCGACCGGCGAAGTGATCCGGCACATCGACCGGGCGAGGACACCGCAGGAACTCGCCGCCGAAGCTGCCGCCAAAACGGCGGAAGAAAAAAAACGGGCAGAAGAAGTAGCTCAAGCCCAACGCGATCGCATGCTGCTGGATCTTTACAGCAATACCTCCGATCTGGAACGGGCACGAAAGCAAAGGCTGGACGAAATCGATGCCCTGATCAAACAAAACCAAAATGCACTGGATCGCGCCAATGAGCGATCAAAACACGCTCAAGCTTCATCGGAGCAAAAAGCGGCGTTTAAAGATGTGATCCAATTGCGCAAGAACCTGTTTGATCTTCAGGAGCGTCGCGACGAGACGTCCAAAAGGTTCGCTGAAGATCTTCAGCGCTTGGAACAATTACAAGCCAAAGGCAAACCTTTAGATCAAGCAGGCAAATAG
- a CDS encoding MFS transporter: MTPVHGIRPNAAQFMLQLLQVFLVGSLVGMTRTVLPELAESDFGLTAGSFLALATFVVVFGLVKALLNLFAGSLSDRWGRRRVLIAGWVSALPIPLLILYGPNWGWIILATVFLGINQGLSWSMALNSKLDLTHARQRGLVNGFNEFAGYGGVAIAGMLSALAVHALGARTGLFIFTLAIIVLALLIALAAVRETRPWAMLHQGNPTIEPIGMRALFAYASWKNRSLLALNQAGMVEKFTDAMVWLFFPVFFMGKGLSLVASGSLIAIYGVVWGAGQLITGPLSDRIGRTIMIVGGMWLCGLGVVAVSLSHSIVLWGLELGLIGIGMAMLYPTLGAAVADQAEPAQRASILGIYRFWRDLGYAVGGLLLGLTAQWSGGILLPFWLVGLSMAASGLWAAVVANESQ; this comes from the coding sequence ATGACGCCTGTCCACGGTATTCGCCCCAATGCGGCTCAGTTTATGCTGCAATTGCTTCAGGTATTTCTGGTGGGCAGTCTGGTGGGGATGACCCGAACCGTGCTGCCGGAACTGGCTGAGTCCGACTTTGGTTTGACGGCGGGATCTTTTTTGGCGCTGGCCACCTTTGTCGTCGTGTTTGGGCTGGTCAAAGCGCTCTTGAATTTATTCGCAGGCTCTTTGTCGGATCGCTGGGGACGGCGGCGCGTGCTCATCGCCGGATGGGTGAGTGCCTTGCCCATTCCCTTGCTCATCCTGTACGGCCCGAATTGGGGCTGGATCATTCTTGCCACCGTGTTCTTGGGCATTAATCAGGGTCTGAGCTGGTCCATGGCCTTGAACAGCAAGCTGGATCTCACCCATGCGCGTCAACGCGGGCTGGTCAATGGCTTCAATGAGTTTGCTGGATATGGCGGCGTGGCGATTGCCGGCATGCTGTCGGCCCTGGCCGTTCATGCCCTTGGTGCGCGCACTGGGCTGTTCATCTTTACGCTAGCGATTATCGTGCTGGCATTGTTGATCGCGCTGGCGGCGGTTCGGGAAACCCGTCCCTGGGCCATGTTGCATCAGGGCAATCCCACGATCGAGCCAATTGGAATGCGCGCCTTGTTTGCTTATGCCAGTTGGAAAAATCGATCACTGCTGGCCCTGAATCAAGCCGGTATGGTGGAAAAATTCACCGATGCCATGGTCTGGTTGTTTTTTCCGGTATTTTTTATGGGCAAAGGATTGTCATTGGTCGCCTCCGGTTCGTTGATCGCCATCTACGGCGTGGTTTGGGGCGCAGGACAACTGATTACCGGCCCCTTGTCGGACCGAATCGGCCGAACGATCATGATCGTCGGCGGCATGTGGCTTTGTGGCTTGGGTGTGGTCGCCGTCAGTTTGAGCCACTCAATCGTGCTTTGGGGGTTGGAGCTGGGATTGATCGGCATTGGCATGGCGATGCTCTATCCCACTCTGGGCGCAGCGGTGGCCGATCAGGCAGAACCGGCCCAACGGGCGAGCATTCTGGGTATTTATCGCTTCTGGCGGGATTTGGGCTACGCCGTAGGCGGGTTGCTCCTCGGCCTGACAGCGCAATGGAGTGGTGGAATTTTGCTGCCCTTTTGGCTGGTTGGATTGTCCATGGCCGCCTCCGGGTTATGGGCGGCCGTGGTTGCAAATGAAAGCCAATAA
- a CDS encoding ArsR/SmtB family transcription factor → MAFKQDLNDQFARMGKVLGSGRRLELLDYLAQAPRSVEQLAEVSGLTVANTSQHLQKMQQAGLVRANRQGKYIIYQLADGEVVTLLNTLHTLADRHLAEVRALVATHLAPRDALAPITLDELRPHMASGDMTLIDVRPPQEFAAGHLPSAVNIPPDQLASALDRLDPKRPVVAYCRGRYCAFSYDAVAALRERGFSARRLAVGFPEWQLAGHPVIYPATSPTNQASL, encoded by the coding sequence ATGGCTTTCAAACAAGACCTCAACGACCAATTCGCGCGCATGGGCAAAGTGCTCGGCAGCGGTCGTCGGCTGGAATTGCTCGATTACCTCGCCCAAGCCCCGCGCTCGGTCGAGCAATTGGCTGAGGTCAGCGGGTTGACGGTTGCCAATACCTCGCAGCATTTGCAGAAAATGCAGCAAGCGGGCCTCGTGCGGGCGAACCGTCAAGGTAAATACATCATCTATCAGCTTGCTGATGGCGAAGTGGTTACCTTGCTCAATACGCTGCACACTTTGGCCGATCGGCATTTGGCCGAAGTTCGAGCGCTGGTGGCCACACACCTGGCGCCACGAGATGCGCTCGCGCCCATCACGCTGGACGAACTGCGGCCGCATATGGCATCGGGCGACATGACGCTGATCGATGTGCGCCCACCGCAGGAGTTTGCAGCGGGCCATTTGCCGAGCGCGGTGAATATTCCGCCGGATCAACTCGCCTCTGCACTCGACCGACTTGACCCCAAGCGCCCCGTGGTGGCCTACTGTCGGGGGCGTTATTGTGCTTTTTCTTATGATGCCGTGGCCGCTTTGCGTGAGCGCGGCTTTAGTGCTCGACGGCTCGCTGTTGGCTTCCCCGAATGGCAGTTGGCCGGGCACCCTGTAATCTATCCTGCGACTTCACCGACCAATCAGGCTTCCTTATGA